Part of the Capricornis sumatraensis isolate serow.1 chromosome 9, serow.2, whole genome shotgun sequence genome, AGCCAGTTACTTGCTACAGAAGAGAACTTTATggatttttgtatttaaataagATTTGAACTGCTCTTAAAACTCGTTAATACCTATGTGATGTTTGCTGAATTGCTTCCACTTCTTGATTTGTTGCTAGAAGTTTAGAGAGAGAGTGGAATGGATAGGTGGGGCTAGGGAGAGAAGAGACCTACAaagctttttatatttgtttttatttcttcagggAACTCTTGCAGCAGACAAgaatgagattttattttctgaattcaaCATCAACTACAATAATGAGCCACTGATGTATAGGAAGGGGACTGTGTTGATATGGCAGAAGGTAATGCTGTTATGTCTAAGGGAAAACAAAGGTCAGAAAGAAAGCCTGTGCCCAACCCACGCTTTGTCTTGCCTGCTGCCTGCGTGCTGATGTAACTCCAGTCATTAGCACAGATTAGACCCTTTTCAAAACGAGATGCTACAGATTATTATTATGGATGCTTGCTTTGTCAGTTCATCAGTCAAGTTTGTGATCTGGACTTCTCCTTTCTATAAGTAGAATTgcagaattttagaattttttgtgtgtgtgtcataaGTTCTCCCCAAATCAAATCAAACCCCTTTAACAGGTATAGTGCCGATAAGAGAATTTTTGCAtccaaagaacatttaaaaaaatcccacACTGGACCATTAAATGGCCCACACATCCCATGAGAACTATaatttgaagaactgatgttgtaTGCGAAGGTTCTGTCCCTTACAGAATGTTCGAGAGATTCTCTAGACAGTCATAGTTAACTTAATATTCTGTCTCCTTTCATCTAAATCCTTAATTCTACCAATATTTTCTCTCTGATCCAGCTCCTGGGCATAATGATGTCTctaaatttatttccttctgtctaaagtatttttttctgaattgaaTGTTTTTAAGTATTAAGGGAGTAAGTATCCTAAGAGCTCAGGATCTCACTGGCAACTTCAGCtcttttattagtatttttaaagtatttgttctTTGGACCCGCAGGTGGAAAAGCAGAAATATCTTTAATTCTATGGTTATTGCTAACAAGGAACAAAGAGTCCCTTCTGAGTTCCTAAGATCTCCTCTCAGAATAGAGCAGCATAActgtttaaaaagtgtttttagtTGTAAAGAAATTCCGGTATGGTAAGATATGTATCtgtctgaaaatatatatttgtcagAGGTACTGGGTTGGCTaaaagtttatttgggttttttgaAAAACCCAAATGGATATTTTGCCCAACCAAATATATAGCCCACTTCTCCGTCTTCTGTCCCAAAACCACTCTCTAGTTAACAATGTCATTATTTTAACTTTACCTATAGGTGGAGGAAATCACAACAAAAGAAGTTAAGCTGCCagcagaaatggaaggaaaaaagatgGCGGTGACCCGGACCAGGACTATGGCGGTGCCCTTACACTGCAATATCATTGGGGATGCTTTCTGGAAGGAACATCCAGAGATCCTGGATGAAGACAGCTGACCCTTTGCTTTTCAGTCCTGGTGTGCTTAACCATCTTGGCCCCCAAGTCTCCTGGCCTTTGGTGGCCCTAGCATCTGTGCCCCACAGAAGTGTCCCAGGAGTGGCATGACTCTGGTTTGGAGGGGAGCAGAGAGAAAAGGGGTGGATGTGGGTGGTGTATCTTGTTCTGCTTTAAGTGGAACACCTATTTTGCAGTGTTCAAACGTGGTTCCTTCGGtagaagtacatttaaaaaaaaatttgtggtaCTCTTTTTATAAAGCAAGAACTATGTTATGCCTTGTAGATGAATCATTTTTAGACTGTGGCATGGGTCTTACAAAAACCTGTCAAGCTTTTTTCACCTCTGCTAGAAGATGAGTCCAAACTTTACTGTCGCCTGCTCTCTCTTTACCACAGAATCCAGTGACCTTGGTAACCTCACCTTTCCCACCCATCTAATTGCATTCATCTTTGGCAGACCTGAACTAGTATAGGTTGATGCCTGTGCCTCTGAATGCAGGAATTCCAGGGCAAACTCAGGGCTTTGTGCCATTATCCAAGTTGGCAACCTGGGCTGAACTAACGAGTTGTAGCTTGGGTGTCCTTGCATAAATATTGTGTGGACTGATTTTGTGGAGTTGTCAGCATGACCCTCCTCATCTCACCAGGGGCAGTGATCACAAGGCTGCTTACTCTTTCTCAGGAGAAACAGAAGTTACATGTCTATATGGGAGAAGGAAAATGTGAGATTGAATGAGCCGGGAGGAAGATACTCTCTGTCATCCTGGCACTTCAGTTTTGAAAGTCACCTTCCTGTTGGACTTCCTGAGAAAGATTCTCAGGTAGCCTCTGTATACTAAAACAGTGACGATGGACTTGGAGAGTAGCGGGGCCAACACTCATCTTTGGGTCACAGGTAGTAGAGGAGCCCTAGTGGTTCTACCTGCTGATGTGGAGTTGGGCaaggagccataggaactgcaTGTTGCTCGTGGCCTCCGAAGTGAGCAGGCAGTGGG contains:
- the THG1L gene encoding probable tRNA(His) guanylyltransferase isoform X4 → MDRVMSTALCSSEKAIGLKEEPGNSPLLYPPGFDGRVVVYPSNQTLKDYLSWRQADCHINNLYNTVFWALVQQSGLTPLQAQERLQGTLAADKNEILFSEFNINYNNEPLMYRKGTVLIWQKVEEITTKEVKLPAEMEGKKMAVTRTRTMAVPLHCNIIGDAFWKEHPEILDEDS
- the THG1L gene encoding probable tRNA(His) guanylyltransferase isoform X3, which encodes MTHVVSQFASSYVFYWRDYFEDQPLLYPPGFDGRVVVYPSNQTLKDYLSWRQADCHINNLYNTVFWALVQQSGLTPLQAQERLQGTLAADKNEILFSEFNINYNNEPLMYRKGTVLIWQKVEEITTKEVKLPAEMEGKKMAVTRTRTMAVPLHCNIIGDAFWKEHPEILDEDS